The following are encoded together in the Bradyrhizobium sp. CCGUVB1N3 genome:
- a CDS encoding ribulose bisphosphate carboxylase small subunit, with the protein MKLTQGCFSFLPDLTDDQIYKQVQYCLANGWAVNIEFTDDPHPRNTYWEMWGLPMFDLADAAGVMMELAECRRVYGNSYIRISGFDSSHGWESVRISFLVNRPAKEAEFELVRQEAAGRAIRYTTIRKPAEHASV; encoded by the coding sequence ATGAAGTTGACGCAAGGGTGTTTTTCTTTCCTGCCTGATCTCACCGACGACCAGATTTACAAGCAGGTGCAGTATTGCCTTGCGAACGGCTGGGCCGTGAACATCGAGTTCACCGATGATCCGCATCCCCGCAACACCTATTGGGAGATGTGGGGCCTGCCGATGTTCGATCTCGCGGACGCTGCCGGCGTGATGATGGAGCTCGCCGAGTGCCGCAGGGTCTATGGTAACAGCTACATCCGGATCAGCGGCTTCGATTCCAGCCATGGCTGGGAGTCGGTGCGGATCTCCTTCCTCGTCAATCGGCCTGCGAAGGAAGCCGAATTCGAGCTGGTGCGGCAGGAGGCTGCGGGACGTGCGATCCGCTACACCACCATCCGCAAGCCGGCCGAGCACGCCTCAGTGTAA